A part of Streptomyces sp. NBC_01235 genomic DNA contains:
- a CDS encoding VOC family protein encodes MAAGLQTIIYPVKDLDRAKALFSALLEVEPYADEPYYVGFKAAGQDVGLDPNGHAKGMTGPVPYWHVTDLRERLAALVAAGAELLQDAQDVGNGRLIAFVKDADGNLVGLLQDPS; translated from the coding sequence ATGGCCGCCGGCCTGCAGACGATCATCTACCCCGTCAAGGACCTCGACCGGGCGAAGGCCCTGTTCAGCGCGCTGCTGGAGGTCGAGCCGTACGCCGATGAGCCCTACTACGTCGGCTTCAAGGCCGCCGGGCAGGACGTCGGCCTCGACCCGAACGGACACGCCAAGGGCATGACCGGACCGGTCCCGTACTGGCACGTCACCGACCTGCGCGAGCGACTCGCGGCGCTCGTGGCGGCGGGCGCGGAGCTGTTGCAGGACGCCCAGGACGTGGGCAACGGCCGGCTCATCGCCTTCGTGAAGGACGCGGACGGCAACCTCGTGGGACTGCTCCAGGACCCCTCGTAG
- a CDS encoding MerR family transcriptional regulator — MRISELSRRSGVSVTTIKYYLREGLLQPGRQTAATQADYDDQHLRRLCLIRALTGVRGLSVSTTREVLDALAEHAGDTHRLLGLALGSLRVGEEPAEEAPEAAEVEALVKELGWDVHESAPARATLAETLSSLRSLGVPLDWRTLLPYAHLAERTAALDLDQLRGLEDPLEAAERALLLTVLLEPALMALRRMAQENESAHRHTS; from the coding sequence ATGCGCATCTCCGAACTGAGCCGCCGCAGTGGTGTCTCCGTGACGACGATCAAGTACTACCTCCGCGAGGGCCTGCTCCAGCCCGGTCGGCAGACGGCGGCCACCCAGGCCGACTACGACGACCAGCACCTGCGCCGGCTCTGTCTGATCCGCGCGCTGACCGGGGTGCGCGGGCTGTCCGTCAGCACCACCCGCGAGGTGCTGGACGCCCTCGCCGAGCACGCCGGCGACACCCACCGCCTGCTCGGCCTCGCCCTGGGCTCCCTCCGGGTGGGCGAGGAGCCCGCCGAGGAAGCCCCGGAGGCGGCCGAAGTGGAGGCGCTCGTCAAGGAGTTGGGCTGGGACGTGCACGAGTCGGCGCCCGCCCGCGCCACTCTCGCCGAGACCCTGTCCTCGCTGCGCTCCCTCGGTGTCCCGCTGGACTGGCGCACCCTGCTGCCGTACGCGCACCTCGCCGAGCGCACCGCCGCCCTCGACCTCGACCAACTGCGGGGCCTCGAAGACCCGTTGGAGGCGGCCGAACGGGCCCTGCTGCTGACCGTCCTCCTGGAACCCGCCCTGATGGCGCTCAGGCGCATGGCCCAGGAGAACGAGTCGGCCCACCGGCACACGTCTTAG
- a CDS encoding SMP-30/gluconolactonase/LRE family protein — translation MDRRTPLVPLRYITLPGSGPEDVVADPRGRILTGVSDGRILRVDGLEDPPAARVEHIGEIGGRPLGLELLPDGDLLVCCADGALVRVDPDGGSGNVRVLTESAAGERLRFCSNVVALPDGTVYFTVSSQVHPLRDWMGDLVEHSGTGRLLRLAPGAREAEVALEGLQFANGLARSADDSFLIVAETGARRLTRYWLTGPSAGQADPLVEHLPGFPDNLWRGAPDGPVWVALAGPRVPPLDLLHRAGPAVRRRAARLALNAPFRPSGTAGVLAIDDDGRVLHHLTRHRSGFRMVTSVCETGGRLVLGSLWERGIAVCEAPVTK, via the coding sequence ATGGACCGTCGGACGCCTCTCGTCCCCCTCAGGTACATCACTCTCCCCGGGAGCGGCCCCGAAGACGTCGTCGCCGACCCCAGAGGGCGGATTCTGACCGGGGTGTCGGACGGGAGGATCCTGCGTGTCGACGGTCTGGAGGACCCGCCCGCGGCCCGGGTCGAGCACATCGGCGAGATCGGCGGCCGTCCGCTCGGCCTCGAACTCCTCCCGGACGGCGACCTGTTGGTGTGCTGCGCCGACGGCGCTCTGGTGCGGGTCGACCCCGACGGCGGCTCCGGCAACGTGCGCGTCCTGACGGAGTCGGCGGCGGGGGAGCGGCTGCGCTTCTGCAGCAACGTCGTCGCCCTGCCCGACGGCACCGTCTACTTCACCGTCTCCAGCCAGGTCCACCCCTTACGCGACTGGATGGGCGACCTCGTCGAACACAGCGGCACCGGGCGCCTGTTGCGTCTCGCGCCCGGTGCCCGTGAGGCCGAAGTCGCCCTGGAGGGGCTGCAGTTCGCCAACGGCCTCGCCCGCAGCGCCGACGACTCCTTCCTGATCGTCGCCGAGACCGGCGCCCGACGCCTCACCCGCTATTGGCTCACCGGCCCCAGTGCCGGACAGGCCGATCCCCTCGTCGAGCACCTGCCGGGGTTCCCGGACAACCTGTGGCGCGGCGCGCCCGACGGTCCGGTCTGGGTGGCGTTGGCCGGCCCGCGCGTCCCCCCGCTCGACCTCCTGCACCGGGCCGGCCCCGCGGTACGCCGCCGCGCCGCCCGGCTGGCCCTGAACGCGCCCTTTCGCCCCTCGGGCACGGCCGGTGTGCTCGCGATCGACGACGACGGCCGTGTCCTGCACCACCTCACCCGCCACCGCTCCGGATTCCGCATGGTCACCAGCGTCTGCGAGACCGGAGGCCGGCTGGTCCTGGGCAGCCTCTGGGAGCGGGGCATCGCGGTCTGCGAGGCGCCCGTGACCAAATGA
- a CDS encoding carbohydrate ABC transporter permease, producing MTSARRRKSYGVKGAPYAFLLPATTLFALFFALPIGYAVWLSFHKVHVSGLGLGSGARKEVWAGIENYTDALTDSELVDGALRVLGYGCIVVPLMLGLALLFALMLDSEKVRLAPFTRLAIFLPYAIPGVVAALLWGFLYLPDVSPFYYVLEKLGMPQPDLLDGGPLYLALSNIAIWGGTGFNMIVIYTSLQAIPAEVHEAAKLDGATPTQIALKIKIPMVAPSLVLTFFFSIIATLQVFNEPTTLKPLTNSVSTTWSPLMKVYRDAFGTGDIYQAAAEAVIIAIATLVLSFGFLRAANRRNKRDVSHGGAR from the coding sequence GTGACCAGCGCACGCCGCCGGAAGTCGTACGGGGTCAAGGGGGCCCCGTACGCCTTCCTTCTTCCCGCGACGACCCTCTTCGCCCTGTTCTTCGCGCTGCCCATCGGTTACGCGGTCTGGCTCAGCTTCCACAAGGTGCACGTCTCCGGCCTCGGCCTGGGGTCGGGCGCCCGGAAGGAGGTCTGGGCCGGCATCGAGAACTACACCGACGCCCTCACCGACAGCGAGCTGGTCGACGGCGCGCTGCGCGTCCTCGGCTACGGCTGCATCGTCGTCCCCTTGATGCTGGGCCTGGCGCTGCTGTTCGCGCTGATGCTCGACTCCGAGAAGGTGCGGCTCGCCCCGTTCACCCGGCTCGCGATCTTCCTGCCGTACGCCATCCCCGGCGTGGTGGCGGCGCTCCTGTGGGGCTTCCTGTACCTGCCGGACGTCAGCCCCTTCTACTACGTGCTCGAGAAGCTGGGCATGCCGCAGCCGGACCTGCTGGACGGCGGTCCGCTGTACCTCGCCCTGTCGAACATCGCGATCTGGGGCGGCACCGGCTTCAACATGATCGTCATCTACACCTCGTTGCAGGCCATCCCGGCCGAGGTGCACGAGGCGGCGAAGCTGGACGGCGCCACTCCGACGCAGATCGCGCTGAAGATCAAGATCCCGATGGTGGCGCCCTCGCTGGTGCTGACCTTCTTCTTCTCGATCATCGCGACGCTCCAGGTCTTCAACGAGCCGACCACCCTGAAGCCGCTCACCAACTCCGTGTCCACGACCTGGAGTCCGCTGATGAAGGTGTACCGGGACGCGTTCGGCACCGGTGACATCTACCAGGCGGCCGCCGAGGCCGTGATCATCGCCATCGCCACGCTGGTGTTGTCCTTCGGGTTCCTGCGGGCCGCGAACCGGCGGAACAAGCGGGACGTCAGTCATGGAGGGGCACGATGA
- a CDS encoding MarR family winged helix-turn-helix transcriptional regulator: MTAKTAGAGLEERWRDILSVHARTMCEIDRALHPHGLGASDFEVLDILASEAPREGDQCRVQNLAGRVHLSQSALSRLIGRLEKEGLVERSVCVEDRRGVYVTLTRKGRDLHTEVLPLQRAVLDRMLGAAPEQG; this comes from the coding sequence ATGACAGCCAAGACAGCTGGGGCGGGCCTCGAGGAACGGTGGCGGGACATCCTGTCGGTGCACGCGCGCACGATGTGCGAGATCGATCGCGCGCTGCATCCGCACGGCCTCGGTGCGAGCGACTTCGAAGTGCTCGACATCCTCGCCTCCGAGGCGCCCCGCGAGGGCGACCAGTGCCGGGTGCAGAACCTCGCCGGCCGGGTGCACCTCAGTCAGAGCGCGCTGTCCCGCCTCATCGGCCGTCTGGAGAAGGAAGGCCTGGTGGAGCGTTCCGTCTGTGTGGAGGACCGGCGCGGGGTGTACGTCACCCTCACCCGTAAGGGCCGCGACCTGCACACGGAGGTGCTGCCGCTTCAGCGGGCGGTACTGGACCGGATGCTGGGCGCCGCCCCGGAACAGGGCTAG
- a CDS encoding beta-galactosidase, protein MPETTPRGLTRLAFGGDYNPEQWPETVWQDDVRLMREAGITMVSVGIFSWALLEPSPGVYDFGWLDRIIGLLHENGIRVDLGTPTVAPPVWFYRDHPDAMPVTPEGVRYEFGSRAAICHSNAHYRAAAANITTQLAERYGDHPALAMWHVHNEYGVPVSACYCDSCAAHFRRWLETTYGTVEAVNAAWGTAFWGQRYASFEDINPPRATPTVGNPGQALDYKRFADATMRENFRMERDILHRLAPGLPVTTNFMTALSQCDSVDYWAWGREVDIVTNDHYLITDGRRTHVNLAMAADLTRSVGAGAPWILLEHSTSGINWQPRNPAKAPGQMARNSLAHVARGSEGAMFFQWRQSRRGAEKFHSAMVPHGGTDTRVWREVVELGACLDSLSTIRGTRTEADVAVLWDWHSWWAQNLAWRPSEDADPRERADAFYEVLYDRHLTVDFAHPEADLSKYPLVVVPALYLMTEAAGRNLEEYVENGGTLVVSYFSGIVDEHDAVHEGAYPGALRDVLGLTVEEFSPLLQGESVRVTGPDGSEIGGDVWTEFVVPQGAETVWTYADGLTAGHPAVTRHRLGEGTAWYVSTRLGHEGLDATLGWAAEDAAIAPRADLPRDVEVVRRSGETGSYLFAINHTATDAKVPLEASGTELLTGERAAGRLAVPAGAVRVVRLDG, encoded by the coding sequence ATGCCGGAGACCACCCCCAGGGGCCTCACCAGGCTCGCCTTCGGTGGGGACTACAACCCCGAGCAGTGGCCGGAAACCGTCTGGCAGGACGACGTCCGGCTGATGCGGGAGGCCGGCATCACCATGGTGAGCGTCGGGATCTTCTCCTGGGCCCTGCTGGAGCCCTCACCCGGGGTGTACGACTTCGGCTGGCTCGACCGGATCATCGGCCTGCTGCACGAGAACGGCATCCGCGTCGACCTGGGCACGCCCACGGTGGCCCCACCGGTCTGGTTCTACCGCGACCACCCCGACGCGATGCCCGTGACCCCCGAGGGCGTGCGCTACGAGTTCGGCTCCCGCGCCGCGATATGTCACAGCAACGCCCACTACCGCGCCGCGGCGGCGAACATCACCACGCAGCTCGCCGAGCGCTACGGCGACCACCCGGCGCTGGCGATGTGGCACGTGCACAACGAGTACGGCGTCCCCGTCTCGGCCTGCTACTGCGACTCCTGCGCCGCCCACTTCCGCCGCTGGCTGGAGACGACGTACGGCACGGTGGAGGCGGTCAACGCGGCCTGGGGCACCGCGTTCTGGGGACAGCGCTACGCGAGCTTCGAGGACATCAACCCGCCGCGCGCCACCCCGACCGTCGGCAACCCGGGCCAGGCCCTGGACTACAAGCGCTTCGCCGACGCCACGATGCGCGAGAACTTCCGTATGGAGCGGGACATCCTGCACCGTCTCGCGCCGGGCCTGCCGGTCACGACCAACTTCATGACCGCCCTCAGCCAGTGCGACTCGGTCGACTACTGGGCCTGGGGCCGCGAGGTCGACATCGTCACCAACGACCACTACCTGATCACCGACGGCCGCCGCACCCACGTCAACCTCGCGATGGCCGCCGACCTCACCCGCTCCGTCGGCGCCGGCGCGCCGTGGATCCTGCTGGAACACTCCACCTCGGGCATCAACTGGCAGCCGCGCAACCCCGCCAAGGCCCCCGGGCAGATGGCACGCAACTCCCTCGCGCACGTGGCCCGCGGCTCCGAGGGCGCCATGTTCTTCCAGTGGCGGCAGTCCCGGCGCGGTGCCGAGAAGTTCCACTCGGCGATGGTCCCGCACGGCGGCACCGACACCCGCGTATGGCGCGAGGTCGTCGAACTCGGCGCCTGTCTCGACTCCCTGAGCACGATCCGCGGCACCCGCACCGAGGCCGACGTGGCGGTGCTCTGGGACTGGCACTCCTGGTGGGCGCAGAACCTCGCCTGGCGCCCCAGCGAGGACGCCGACCCGCGCGAGCGTGCCGACGCCTTCTACGAGGTCCTCTACGACCGCCACCTCACCGTCGACTTCGCCCACCCCGAGGCCGACCTCTCGAAGTACCCGCTGGTCGTGGTGCCCGCCCTGTATCTGATGACGGAGGCGGCCGGCCGCAACCTCGAGGAGTACGTCGAGAACGGCGGCACCCTCGTCGTGTCGTACTTCTCCGGCATCGTCGACGAGCACGACGCTGTTCACGAGGGTGCCTACCCGGGCGCGCTCCGCGACGTCCTCGGCCTCACGGTCGAGGAGTTCTCCCCGCTGCTCCAGGGCGAGAGCGTGCGCGTCACCGGCCCCGACGGCTCCGAGATCGGCGGCGACGTGTGGACGGAGTTCGTGGTGCCGCAGGGCGCCGAGACCGTCTGGACGTACGCGGACGGCCTCACGGCCGGACACCCGGCCGTCACCCGGCACCGCCTCGGCGAGGGCACCGCCTGGTACGTCTCCACCCGCCTCGGCCACGAGGGCCTGGACGCAACTCTCGGCTGGGCCGCCGAGGACGCGGCGATCGCCCCGCGCGCCGACCTGCCCCGCGACGTGGAGGTCGTGCGCCGCTCAGGCGAGACGGGCAGCTACCTCTTCGCGATCAACCACACCGCCACCGACGCCAAGGTGCCGCTGGAGGCATCCGGCACCGAACTGCTGACGGGCGAACGCGCCGCCGGCCGCCTCGCGGTCCCGGCGGGAGCCGTACGGGTCGTGCGACTCGACGGCTGA
- a CDS encoding ABC transporter substrate-binding protein has product MPSTNRRRLFVRGAASALAVTLGATALAACGSSDDDSGTESGPVSLTYWTWTPGMDKVVDLWNKGQGKKDQITVTVKKQASGDTLVTKILTAHKAGKAPDLVQAEYQALPTLVSNDALADIAKNVGDAKSKFADGVWQQTTLGTDAVYAVPQDIGPMMFYYRADLFKKYGLTVPATWEQFAQTARALKKKAPDTDLTTFSANDSGLFAGLAQQAGAKWWTTSGDKWKVGIDDTATKKVADFWGGLVKEGAIDNQPMYTPAWNKALNTGKQIAWVSAVWAPGTLTTAAPDTKGKWAMAPLPQWSNGENVTGSWGGSSTAVTTDSKHKEAAAKFAAWLNTDGDALNALAKESGIYPASSSAQLSGAFTTPPAYFSNQADFYTTAAKIAKTTAPSAWGPNVNVAYTTFKDAFGAAAKNKSDFSAALAKMQADTVADMKKQGFEVSE; this is encoded by the coding sequence ATGCCCAGCACGAACCGTCGGCGGCTCTTTGTCAGAGGCGCGGCCTCCGCCCTCGCCGTCACTCTCGGCGCCACCGCCCTTGCCGCCTGCGGCTCGTCCGACGACGACAGCGGCACCGAGTCCGGTCCGGTCTCGCTCACGTACTGGACGTGGACGCCCGGCATGGACAAGGTCGTGGACCTGTGGAACAAGGGCCAGGGCAAGAAGGACCAGATCACCGTCACGGTGAAGAAGCAGGCGTCCGGCGACACGCTGGTCACCAAGATCCTCACCGCGCACAAGGCCGGCAAGGCTCCGGACCTGGTCCAGGCCGAGTACCAGGCGCTGCCGACGCTGGTCAGCAATGACGCGCTGGCGGACATAGCGAAGAACGTCGGGGACGCGAAGAGCAAGTTCGCGGACGGTGTCTGGCAGCAGACGACGCTGGGCACGGACGCCGTCTACGCGGTGCCGCAGGACATCGGCCCGATGATGTTCTACTACCGCGCGGACCTCTTCAAGAAGTACGGCCTGACGGTCCCGGCGACCTGGGAGCAGTTCGCGCAGACCGCCCGCGCGCTGAAGAAGAAGGCCCCGGACACGGACCTCACCACCTTCTCGGCCAACGACTCAGGTCTCTTCGCGGGCCTCGCCCAGCAGGCCGGAGCCAAGTGGTGGACCACCTCGGGCGACAAGTGGAAGGTCGGCATCGACGACACGGCCACCAAGAAGGTCGCCGACTTCTGGGGCGGCCTCGTCAAGGAGGGCGCCATCGACAACCAGCCGATGTACACCCCGGCCTGGAACAAGGCGCTCAACACCGGCAAGCAGATCGCCTGGGTCTCCGCCGTCTGGGCGCCGGGCACCCTGACCACCGCCGCGCCCGACACCAAGGGCAAGTGGGCCATGGCCCCGCTCCCCCAGTGGTCGAACGGCGAGAACGTCACCGGTAGCTGGGGCGGCTCCTCCACGGCCGTGACGACGGACTCCAAGCACAAGGAGGCCGCCGCCAAGTTCGCCGCCTGGCTGAACACCGACGGCGACGCCCTGAACGCGCTGGCCAAGGAGAGCGGCATCTACCCGGCCTCCAGCTCCGCCCAGCTCAGCGGCGCCTTCACCACCCCGCCGGCCTACTTCTCCAACCAGGCGGACTTCTACACCACGGCCGCCAAGATCGCGAAGACCACGGCGCCGTCCGCCTGGGGCCCGAACGTGAACGTCGCCTACACCACCTTCAAGGACGCGTTCGGCGCCGCCGCGAAGAACAAGTCGGACTTCTCCGCCGCCCTGGCCAAGATGCAGGCGGACACCGTCGCCGACATGAAGAAGCAGGGCTTCGAGGTCTCCGAGTGA
- a CDS encoding carbohydrate ABC transporter permease: MSSLAVQKAPSAAGATGTARSRPPLRGRIALVPTITLLLGAIYCLLPVAWVVIASTKSGSELFSTFTFLPGTGFADNITDLNAYRDGIYWQWMGNSALYAILGALLSTCVSAFSGYALATYRFRGREAMFNVLLAGVLMPPIILAIPQYLLMANADLTDSYWSVLLPQILSPYGVYLSRIYAAAAVPSDVVEAGRMDGASEWRIFTRIALPMMVPGMVTVFLFQFVAIWNNFLLPYIMLSDDEKFPITLGLFTLLEQGANTPALYTLVITGAFLAVIPLVALFLVIQRFWSLDLLSGAVKS, encoded by the coding sequence ATGAGTTCTCTTGCCGTACAGAAGGCGCCCTCGGCGGCCGGCGCCACGGGCACCGCGCGGAGCCGTCCGCCGCTGCGCGGCCGGATCGCGCTGGTGCCGACGATCACGCTGCTGCTGGGCGCGATCTACTGCCTGCTGCCGGTGGCCTGGGTTGTGATCGCGTCCACCAAGTCCGGCAGTGAGCTGTTCTCCACCTTCACCTTCCTGCCGGGCACCGGCTTCGCCGACAACATCACGGACCTCAACGCCTACCGCGACGGCATCTACTGGCAGTGGATGGGCAACTCCGCCCTGTACGCGATCCTGGGCGCGCTGCTGTCGACGTGTGTCTCGGCGTTCAGCGGCTACGCGCTGGCGACGTACCGCTTCCGGGGCCGCGAGGCGATGTTCAACGTGCTGCTCGCGGGCGTGCTGATGCCGCCGATCATCCTCGCCATCCCGCAGTACCTGCTCATGGCGAACGCGGACCTCACGGACTCCTACTGGTCCGTGCTGCTGCCGCAGATCCTCTCCCCGTACGGCGTCTACCTCTCGCGCATCTACGCGGCCGCGGCCGTGCCGAGCGACGTGGTGGAGGCCGGCCGGATGGACGGGGCGAGCGAGTGGCGGATCTTCACGCGGATCGCGCTGCCGATGATGGTGCCCGGCATGGTGACGGTGTTCCTGTTCCAGTTCGTGGCGATCTGGAACAACTTCCTGCTGCCGTACATCATGCTCAGCGACGACGAGAAGTTCCCGATCACGCTCGGCCTGTTCACGCTTCTCGAGCAGGGCGCCAACACCCCGGCGCTCTACACTCTGGTGATCACCGGCGCGTTCCTCGCCGTGATCCCGCTGGTGGCGCTGTTCCTGGTCATTCAGCGCTTCTGGAGCCTGGATCTGCTGTCCGGAGCCGTAAAGTCATGA
- a CDS encoding SseB family protein: MDTPAYDPTDNPAALALDALARDTENTAALDTLAHCDVLVPVPDDATDEDVTDPTTVALPVLEQPGGAPVVPVFTSEPEMADLLPDVARYRLVPLGALAAQWPTGELSLAIDAAGDHPLTLTSEGVRTLLAR; encoded by the coding sequence ATGGACACACCCGCGTACGACCCCACCGACAACCCCGCCGCGCTGGCGCTGGACGCGCTGGCCCGGGACACCGAGAACACGGCGGCACTGGACACGCTCGCGCACTGCGACGTCCTCGTGCCCGTGCCCGACGACGCCACCGACGAGGACGTCACCGACCCGACCACGGTCGCCCTGCCTGTGCTGGAGCAGCCCGGCGGCGCGCCCGTGGTGCCGGTGTTCACCTCCGAACCCGAGATGGCGGACCTGCTGCCGGACGTCGCCCGCTACCGTCTGGTGCCCCTTGGCGCCCTCGCCGCGCAGTGGCCGACCGGCGAGCTGTCCCTCGCCATCGACGCGGCCGGCGACCATCCGCTCACCCTCACGTCGGAAGGGGTGCGCACCCTGCTCGCCCGCTAG
- a CDS encoding glycosyl hydrolase 53 family protein, with the protein MFHPRRTLRALLLPLAAGLALTALPAQTAQAASTLTNGGFETDGTGAATPSGWTEYGDTGASYVESGGHSGSYRLSHWASTAYKVETYQYLSGLTNGTYKLTAWVRSGGGQNSAYIALKNCGGTDQRTDLPVSSSGWVHIVTPVNVTNNQCTISINSDAKAGNWINVDDLTFTSGTTGLSIKGADISSLAKSEAKGGVYKTGSGTTGDAVTILKNAGMNYARLKVWVNPADGYNNKTRVLAMAKRIKAAGQKLLVDFHYSDTWADPGAQSKPAAWAGHSYSQLKTDVYNHTYDVLNALKAQGTTADMVQVGNEINGGMLWSEGSTDNWSQLAGLLNSGYNAVKAVNSSTTVALHLAKGGDLSGTRWWFDNAVSNGVKFDVIGLSYYGYWHGTLADFQTTLDDAAARYSKPVFVAETAYPFRLDSDDSLTNQIDLSSELVSGYPATAAGQLAWMNAVANIVEAVPNGRGLGVFYWEATWTAVTGNGWDPADATSGNGWENQALFGYDDKALSSMSWFSHR; encoded by the coding sequence ATGTTCCATCCCAGACGCACCCTCAGGGCCCTGCTGCTGCCGCTCGCCGCGGGACTCGCCCTCACCGCCCTTCCCGCGCAGACCGCCCAGGCGGCGAGCACGCTCACCAACGGCGGCTTCGAGACCGACGGCACCGGGGCGGCCACCCCCAGCGGCTGGACCGAGTACGGCGACACGGGCGCCTCGTACGTCGAGTCCGGCGGGCACAGCGGCAGTTACCGCCTGTCCCACTGGGCGTCCACCGCCTACAAGGTGGAGACGTACCAGTACCTCTCGGGTCTGACCAACGGCACCTACAAGCTGACCGCGTGGGTCCGCTCCGGCGGCGGCCAGAACTCGGCCTACATAGCCCTCAAGAACTGCGGCGGCACGGACCAGCGCACCGATCTGCCGGTCTCGTCCAGTGGTTGGGTCCACATCGTCACGCCGGTCAATGTGACGAACAACCAGTGCACCATCAGCATCAACAGTGACGCGAAGGCGGGCAACTGGATCAATGTTGACGACCTGACCTTCACGTCCGGCACGACCGGACTGTCGATCAAGGGTGCCGACATCTCCTCCCTCGCCAAGAGCGAGGCCAAGGGCGGTGTCTACAAGACCGGTTCCGGCACCACCGGCGACGCGGTCACCATCCTGAAGAACGCCGGCATGAACTACGCGCGCCTGAAGGTCTGGGTCAACCCGGCCGACGGCTACAACAACAAGACGCGCGTCCTCGCCATGGCCAAGCGCATCAAGGCGGCGGGTCAGAAGCTTCTGGTCGACTTCCACTACTCGGACACCTGGGCCGACCCGGGCGCCCAGTCCAAGCCGGCCGCCTGGGCGGGCCACTCGTACAGTCAACTCAAGACGGACGTGTACAACCACACGTACGACGTCTTGAACGCGTTGAAGGCGCAGGGCACCACCGCCGACATGGTCCAGGTCGGCAATGAGATCAACGGCGGCATGCTGTGGTCCGAGGGTTCCACCGACAACTGGAGCCAGCTGGCCGGTCTGCTCAACTCCGGCTACAACGCCGTCAAGGCGGTCAACTCGTCCACCACCGTCGCCCTGCACCTCGCCAAGGGCGGCGACCTGAGCGGTACCCGCTGGTGGTTCGACAACGCCGTCTCCAACGGCGTGAAGTTCGACGTGATCGGCCTGTCGTACTACGGCTACTGGCACGGCACCCTCGCCGACTTCCAGACCACGCTGGACGACGCGGCCGCCCGCTACTCCAAGCCGGTGTTCGTCGCCGAGACGGCCTACCCCTTCCGGCTCGACAGCGACGACTCGCTCACCAACCAGATCGACCTGTCCTCCGAACTGGTCTCCGGCTACCCGGCGACCGCGGCCGGCCAGCTGGCCTGGATGAACGCCGTCGCGAACATCGTGGAAGCGGTTCCGAACGGCCGCGGCCTCGGCGTCTTCTACTGGGAGGCGACCTGGACGGCCGTCACCGGCAACGGCTGGGACCCGGCCGACGCCACCTCCGGCAACGGCTGGGAGAACCAGGCCCTGTTCGGCTACGACGACAAGGCGCTGTCCTCCATGTCGTGGTTCAGCCACCGCTGA
- a CDS encoding LacI family DNA-binding transcriptional regulator — protein MTMNHGAGGRRRPPTIHDVAREAGVSRGTVSRVLNGGHYVSPSAAEAVNAAIRRTGYVVNRHARSLITGRSDSVGFLLTEPQERFFEDPNFNVLLSGCTQALAAHDIPLLLMLAGTEDERRRITRYITAGHVDGVLLVSSHSGDPVAEELRQAGLPLVQCGKPMGLGSKVSYVAADDRDGARDMVRHLLSLGRRRIGVVSGPLDTPGGVDRLAGYKEVLAEAGIEIDERLIVSGDYSRASGEAGAERLLAQAPDMDAVFVASDLMAQGALTALHRSGRRVPEDVSVGGFDDSIAATEATPALTTIRQPYDRISAEMVRVLLAQIGGEDPAAVILPTELVKREST, from the coding sequence ATGACCATGAACCATGGTGCGGGGGGCCGGCGCAGACCGCCGACCATCCACGACGTCGCGCGGGAGGCAGGAGTCTCACGGGGCACCGTCTCGCGTGTGCTCAACGGCGGGCACTACGTCAGCCCGTCGGCGGCGGAGGCGGTCAACGCCGCCATCCGCAGGACGGGCTACGTCGTGAACCGGCACGCCCGTTCACTGATCACCGGCCGTTCCGACTCCGTGGGCTTCCTGCTGACGGAGCCCCAGGAGCGGTTCTTCGAGGACCCGAACTTCAATGTCCTGCTCAGCGGCTGCACTCAGGCACTGGCCGCGCACGACATCCCGCTGCTGCTGATGCTGGCCGGTACCGAGGACGAACGGCGGCGCATCACGCGGTACATCACGGCCGGCCACGTCGACGGCGTGCTGCTGGTCTCCAGCCACTCCGGCGACCCGGTGGCGGAGGAACTCCGCCAGGCGGGACTGCCCCTCGTCCAGTGCGGCAAGCCCATGGGGCTCGGCTCCAAGGTGAGTTATGTGGCCGCGGACGACCGGGACGGCGCTCGTGACATGGTGCGCCACCTGCTGTCGCTGGGCCGCCGGCGTATCGGCGTGGTGAGCGGACCGCTGGACACCCCGGGCGGTGTCGATCGCCTCGCCGGCTACAAGGAGGTGCTCGCGGAAGCGGGCATCGAGATCGACGAACGCCTCATCGTCTCCGGCGACTACAGCCGGGCCAGCGGCGAGGCGGGCGCCGAACGACTGTTGGCGCAGGCCCCGGACATGGACGCCGTGTTCGTGGCGTCCGACCTGATGGCGCAGGGCGCCCTGACCGCGCTGCACCGGTCGGGCCGCCGGGTCCCCGAGGACGTGTCCGTGGGCGGCTTCGACGACTCCATCGCGGCAACGGAGGCCACCCCCGCCCTCACGACGATCCGCCAGCCTTATGACCGCATCAGCGCCGAGATGGTGCGCGTGCTGCTCGCCCAGATAGGGGGCGAGGACCCGGCGGCGGTGATCCTGCCGACGGAGCTGGTGAAGCGGGAGTCGACGTGA